The stretch of DNA CTGTTGACCAATCTGCCTCGGTTGCGGCTGCAATCAGTAAAATTTCACAGGTTTTTGGATCGCCCAATAATTCTACTTTCACAGCTTGTAAAGCCTGGGCAACTATCGGCAAAAACTCAGCGGCTATTGCACTGTGAACTAATAAGGTTTCAATGGCATTACAAGCGGCTGGATATTGAGTTTTAGCGTCAATTGTAATTACTACGGCTTTGTTAAAGTCTGCGGCTTTGTCCACATATAAATGACAAATTCCCTCAGCATGACCTAATACGGGAATACGAGTATTTTCTTGGACAAATCGTACAAACGAGTTAGAACCTCTGGGAATAATTAAATCAACATAACCATCTAAACGCAACATTTCTAAAGTTTCTTCCCGCGTGGTTAGTAACTGAACTGCTTCGGGATTGACGGCAGTTTTAACTAATGCTTTATGAATGATTTTTACTAAGATTTCGCAAGAACGAATCGCCTCTTTACCACCTTTGAGAATTACGCCATTTCCTGATTTAATGGCGAGAGATACTATTTGAATTAATGCCTCTGGGCGGGCTTCAAAAATGATTCCTAAAACGCCTAAAGGACAAGTGATGCGCTTCAGAATTAAGCCTTGGTCTAATTCGCGATTAATTTGTACGACACCAACAGGATCGGCGAGTTTGCCAACATCTCGAACACCAGCGATCGCGCCTTGCAATTTCACTGCGTCTAACTTCAGCCGATTGTATAGCGGCTTGGCAATGCCGTCAGCCTCTGCCGCTTGGCAATCAGCCGCATTCGCTGCTAAGATTTCTGGGGCTGCTGTTTCTAAGGCTTGCGCGATCGCTTCGATGGCTTGATTTTTTGCCTCGGTCGATAATACTGCCAGCGATCGCGCAGCTTGGCGGGTTTGGATGGCGATTTCAACCAGAGAACAGGATGCAACTTGAGAAATAGTCATAAAAAAGTTCGGTAAGTGGGAAACGAACGAGTCTTTAGATTGCTAATTAGCCCACAAAGGCTACTGCTAAATCAGCCGGATTCATTTTCTCATAGGGTTCAAAAGGTTGATGAATCCAGGGATTATCCGCTAAATAATCTACATAGTAGTCAGGCTTTGCCACCGAACAAGCTTTGTACCAAAGGACAGCAGTACGGATTTCTTTGATATCCGAACCATAGTGAGTGTTTAGCCAAATCAGACTCTGCTCTAAACTGATACCTGAATCTACTAAATCATCTACCAACAAAACATGAGTCCCTAAATTAGCGGTCGTCATAGTTAAATCGCGTGAAAATTTGATCTCACCGCGCACTTGACCCCCCGATCCACCGTAAGACGAAGTAGCTAAAATTGCTAGAGGTAAATTATAAATCCGCGATAGAATATCGCCAATCCGCATCCCGCCCCTAGCAAGGCAGACAATTTGATTAAATTCCCATTGAGATTGATAAATGTTTGCTGCTAGGCACTCAATTTTCTGATGGTACTCTGACCAAGAAACGTAAAGGTCGCTCATCCCTGGTGTTATTGAGAAGGTAGAAATATATTTTAAGCATATATATGGACTGATGAGGCAGACTTTCCGGTAAAAACCTTTAAGTCTGCCTCTTACCGCTCGCGATGCGGAGTAAATAAAATTTAGGAGTGTCTCAGTTCCGATTGTTGGTTCGATCTTGGTAAGAAGGGACTAGATTTCTGGTTAAATTTAATCAACTACTTTCAGCCAACCCCGGCGAACAGCGTGGAGTAATCGGTTAATGGCGGTTTGATCTTCTTCTGTGAGAGCTTGTTCTAGGAGTGCAGTCCTGAGCTGTTGCCGGTGATTTCGAGTCAATAGACCAGAGTGATACACCTGAAAAACTAGCTCGGCAATAGTAAATTGAGGTAAAAGCGCTTGAGCCATCATTAGATTTTCTTGTAACTCACTTTTTATAGTTTGACTGGTTTCTATATCAAATAATGTGATTGAACGCCTCTACCAAAGTGATAATTTATGGCTGAGCTAGTGATTCATATCAATCTAAGTTTGTGATCGATATCAAAGGTACACAGTTTTGCTTAAGACTGGATAGGATTGTGGCTTCTAATGAACGTTAAAAAACCCGGTTGCTGCGAGCAACCGGGTTATGACCGGATTGAAAGATTATTTTTTCCCACATAGTTAATTGAGTGAATTATTTACAGCAATTGATAAGGTCAGAAGATGATAGAGATAAGAAATAATTAACTCTATTTGCTAGCTAGGAAATTAATCTAAAATTGTTACCCAACCTCGGCGGGTGGCGTGAATGAGGCGATCGATCGCGGCTCGATCCTCTTCGCTGAGGCCACACTCTAAGAGTGCAAACATTAGACCGTAGCGGTCAGTGCGAGTCAGTTTCCCGGATTGACAGACGTGGTAGAACAGTTCGGCGATCGCGCGGTCAGCTTGGAGAGCTTGAGCTTGCATAGTGTTGATTGGAACTCGACAATTCTAATATGTCGCATTTTCCCAAGCACTCTAGTGATTCAACTACTTAAAGATAGGTGATACTTCTCAATGGAATTTGTGAGCGAAGTCGGCGCGATCGAGCGATCGATCTTTGGTTTTTTTGTGATACTGGTCACATTAAATTTCTGTGATTGACAGTAAGCAATTTAGAGATTATCCTATTTTTGATAAAGACCTAACTCCTTGTAGGGGAGAGGTGAAACTCAATTATTGAAAGAAGCTACCAAAACAACAGATCAGCAATTCGCGATTTAAGGAATTGTACTTAGTCTGACCTTCTTTGCGAATTTGGATTAGACCGGCCCCGGCCAAAGTTTTAGAGTGATGGCAAAATAAGGCGAGGCTAATTCCGACAGCAGCAGCAATTTCTGAACTGCTCATTTCCCCCTGCTTGGCTAGAAGCTCAACAATTCGCAAGCGTGTGGGGTCGGAAAGTGCAGCAAAAATCCTCACTCGGAGCTCAGCGTCACTTTTGGCGGGCACTGGGAGAGGTATCGCTTGGAAGTCGTCGCAACTATCCGTCATCAGGAGTTGGTGTGGGGAATTTAAGTTGGTGGTTATCTCTATCTTACGCTGCTAGAGGCTTTTATGAAATAGTTAAATAACTACTTGACTATTGGTGGCAAAGTGATTAAACTTTTTAGTTAAATGGTTGTTTGACTACTTCATTGCAGCAGTCGGCGGTTGAAACCGCTACTACACAAACGAAGTCCGCCTGCGCGGACTCAAAGAATCAATGGGTAATACCAAATCTAGGTTAGTCACCCCCTTTATTAGCAACAATCCGTCATTGCGAGCGAAGCGAAGCAATCGCCTAGTCTAGTCTCTGCGATTGCTTCGCTTTGCTCGCAATGACAATAAAGGGGGTAGTAAAGCCGGATTTGAGATTGCCTGTCTGTCTGTAATTACTCGATCGATATTGCTCTTTCACAGAGGATACTATGGCTGCTACTGAGAAAAACGTTCTTTCGCCTGTTCAAGTTGGCCCTTATTCTTTGCCTAACCGACTGGTTATGGCTCCCTTAACTCGCAACCGGGCTGAAGCGGGTAATGTACCCGGTAAGATGAATGTAACTTATTATACTCAGCGGGCGGGTGCGGGATTAATAATTACGGAAGCTTCGCAAATTGCTCCTGAAGGCTTGGGTTATCCTCAAACACCGGGGATTTATTCGTCTGAGCAGGTGGAAGGTTGGCGACTGGTGACGGAGGCTGTGCATAGTCACGGGGGTCGCATTTTCATACAATTGTGGCACGTTGGGCGGATTTCGCATCCCGATCTACAGCCGGAGGGAGCTTTGCCGGTAGCGCCAAGCGCGATCGCGCCTGAAGGTGAAGCATCTACTTATTCTGGGCCTAAGCCTTATGTTACGCCTCGCGCTTTGGAAATTGATGAAATTCCTGGGATTGTGGAGCTATATCGCAGTGCTGCCCAAAATGCGATCGCGGCGGGTTTTGATGGGGTAGAAATCCACAGCGCTAATGGCTATTTGCTCGATCAGTTCCTTCAAGATAATGCTAACCATCGTCAAGATGCTTACGGCGGCTCGATCGAGAATCGTAGCCGTTTACTGTTGGAAGTAGTGGAAGCAGTGACGAGTGTTTGGGGTGCCGATCGAGTGGGTGTGCGCTTGTCACCTGGCGGTACTTTTAACGGTATGAACGATTCTAATCCTAAAGCTTTGTTTACTTACGTTGTTAACGCTTTGAACCGTTTTGGGCTGGCTTATTTGCACTTGGTGGAACCGAGAGCTTATGAGGGTGTGGCTGAGGAGAAGGCGAACTTAAACACGGCCTATTTCCGTTCTATTTTCCAGGGAACGATCGTTTCGGCGGGGGGCTATAATCGGGAATTGGCTGATGCTGCGATCGCGAGGGGAGATGCGGATTTGATTGCTTTTGGCAGATGGTATATTTCTAATCCTGATTTAGCGGAACGGTTTGCTTTGAATGTGCCTTTAAATCCTTACGATCGCTCTACTTTCTATGGGGGTGATGAGAAGGGTTACACTGATTATCCTACTCTCCACTTACAGACTGCTCAGTAGTCGGATATAAATATAAGACTTACGCAGGGAGTCCCAGAAACCGGGTTTTTGAGAGAATCTGTGGGTCATAACGAAGTATTTTCGTAAAAAAACCCGGTTTCTTTGGTTGGGTGCGTAAGTCCTGAAATAAATGTAATCATGTCATTGGGAAGCGATGCAATTGCAAGGCGCAAGAGAATTGCTTCGCTTCGCAATGACGGCCAGGGGTTGAAACCCCTGTCTCATAGAGAAAGTCCTCTGAAGAGGACTAAAAACTTTCTGATCTTCAGTCGGTTTTAACCGACTTTCGCTATTAGACGGGGGTTTTAACCCCCGGCGGGTTAAGTATGAGGTGGCAAAATTATTACGAACGGGGACGGAAGAAGCGGGGAATGCTAAAAAATATGATGGCGGATACTATGACCCAGAAGGTTATCCCAATAGACCACCAAATAGCACTAGATAGGGTCATAGTATTATCTTTGTTTTGGGGAGAATATACCTGAGTTGAAACTAAGGTAGCAGTTATCCCACTGGCGGCGAGGCCTGTACTGGCAATAAAGATTGTAGTATTTAAAGCGCGATCGCTCTTTGTTTGCTCAATATCAATAATACCTCTCAAGGTGCTAATTAAATTTTCAATTAAGGTTAAATCTGGATTAAGACTTGCCAAATCGCTCTCTATTTGTTCCTGGTACTTCTCCTCTGCAAAGGCTGCAAATTTTTCCAACAAATCTAGCTTAGTATTGGGTTTTTCCTCTAACTTTTTTAGCCGCTTTTTATAATTTCCTAGATTGCTTTTGATTGTCCGCAATTGAATTTCTAGGCTCTTTAATTGAATAGCATATTCTGACAACAATGGTAAGGCTTTTGTCAAATTTTCTTCTAATTCTTGCAAATCCAAGCCTTGAGATTTAATTTGATTTGGCAGTTGCTTTACGGAATCGATCATCAACTTAACTTCAGCAGATTTTTGCTTAAGGTGTGCTTTCAGGTAGCGACTTTGACAGTAAGCCCATACGACCTTATGCCGATAAGACAACAGGCGTGTCAAGTCAAAATAAATCTTTTGAATTTCAGCTCTATTTTTAACAATTTCGTCAGGAGTTTGACTAGCAGGAAATAAGCAAATAATTAGATGATAATTCTCTTGGCTGAACTCCTCCCACTTTTGCCCCCAATTAGTAGGAACGTGCCAATATTCATATATATTTGCTCCTAGAAGTTGCCCAGGATCTTTAAATTCGGGTAGCTTCCAGCTAGAATTAGGACTTAGTTTTTGATAGCATTCTTGAGCGACGCTGAGAGCATCATGATTATTTGCTAATTGCCCCCATACTAGCCAAGTTTGCCCCATAGTTCCGCGCTTATCGCTATCGAGTTCGGTACTATTTGGGTGATGATTGAGATGAGAAATGATGATTTTTTTATTCTCTTGCAATTGAGCTATAGGCTGCTCAATATTATTTTTTCGTTTACTATTATAATCGGCGTAAGTTCCAGAGCTATCGACTTGCAGAGCATAAGTATCACCTAACTGAGTTGCAAAGTAATAGCCATCTAAACCTGGTTCGTCTTCATCAAATCTCTTGGCATAAAGTTGCACAAATTCGGCTTCCGAGTTTTCTTTTTCCCCTAATTCTTTTAGTTTTTTATCGAGAGAATAGGCGATTTCATATTTAACTAATTGAACTTTTTCTCGATCGGGATTTACAGCAACTAACTCCTGAATCTGCCGATCTATTTCGGGGTCAATTTTCCGCCAAAACTGGCGGCAGTTTAGGGCAATTTCTTGATTTTGCCCTAAACCATCGCGCAAGTCATAGAGGAATAGATTGACAGTGGGATAAATTAACTCGGTCATGCTACTGTCCCGTCATGGGAAATTAAAATATTTCTTGATTGTAGTTCCTCTTGAGCTGTTTTTCTGGGATCGCCAGCCTTTAAGATTGTATCGAGCATTTTACTGAAATCTCCACTATCTTTTTTTTCTAATTGCTCGACAATATTGCTAATTTCTGTTGTCATCCCTTCGCTTTCATTATCTATAATTGGAAAATCTGATTTGCTTCGCTCAACGGCTGGCACTTCTAAGATAGCACGAGCATCTTGGTAAATTTGATCAAAGGCGGGATACTTTTCGGCAAATTGATCTAGTTCATTAATCTGATTGAGATTAATACTAGCGAGGTCAGTTTGCTGCTCGTCAGATAGCGGCTCTTTTAATTGGCTGAGAGCAGTTATCAAGGCTATTTGTGTAATCTGTAAGGCTTCCATATTTGGCAAGATTTATCGGGTGATACCTGTTATTATAAACGGTGCCCAGTAGTAAGGGTGTGCATAAAGTTTCAGATCGGGTGTTTGCTTTCTCGCTCTAAAGAGTGCAGCCCGAATATCGGGGCGGATAGAGGAATCTTTGGGCAACTCTTCCATTATAGCTTGATACCATTCTACTAATTTACCAGCGGTTAAGTCGCGCAGCCAGCGAGCAGCTTCATTCAAGGCTTCTACGTCTGATTTGTCTTGCCGTAGTTGATAGAATTTCATCATTACTAAGCCTGCTGCATCTGATTGTACTGTCCACAGGGTACTGGCGACGCGGGAGACTCCACGACTCAAAAAGGCGCTGACTAAACCGACATATTCAGTGGTAATAGTTTGGTTGCCAGTGATGGCGGTTTCGCAGGCGGAAAGGCTGACTAATTCGCATTGGCTGAGATCCATTTCGAGGATATTCTCAACTCTCAGCCGTTGTTTCCCGGTGAGGCAGAAAGCCGATTTGCTGGGGGTGTGGAAGTTGTAAGAAGCGTGCCCAGTAAAGTGAATAATTGAGTAGTTGTCTAATAGGTGTTTTTCGACTTCCGCTAGGGTTACGGCTCCTCTGGCGAGGCGTTGATTGTTGGGGAAGAATCGGCAAATGTACTCGGACTCAACATTCGCAAATGGCAAATCTAGTAAGTTTTTCTCTTCATATTCGCTTTCGCTTTTTGGGTGTTCAATACTCAGTAACTTAACTTTATTAGCCAGCCCATCTTTTTGCTTTTCAGCTAACCCTAAACCAAGTTTCGCACTAGGCAAATAGCTGATGATGAACTCATCACCAAATAAAGCATGAATGGGAAACCGAAGTAAGTCCCGATGGGGAATTAAAATTAAGTTCTTAATCCCCTTTACTGCCTCTTCTATGGTCGCAATATTGAGAATATTGCCCAACTCTTTGAGGGTTTCTTCCAAGTTATCGCGCCAAGTTTGCGCCCCGCCTTCCTGTTTCTCTCCTTTGCCTTTGGCATATTCTTGATTCCACTTTTTCACCCATTTTTCAAATTCATCTAGGCGAGTTAAAGAATCTATTTCTGACTCGATAACGATAGGTGTAGATTCCCCAGATTTAATGATAAAGGTGTGGAGGGCGTAAGGGCTGAGATGCCAGTAAACGGAGGCTATTGCAGGGTTTAAAAGTTGCTGAATTTCGGTATATTTGGGTGAATACTCATCGCTGAATAGCCAAGATAAGAAAGCATTTTTCCCCTCTTCTGCGGTGTTTATAGCTTTTATTAATTCCCCAGATTGAAGGAGTATATCTACTGTTAACTGTTGAAATTTTTCTAATTGATATTGAAGTATTTTTTTCTGAATTGGCTTTTGGGTTTTAGCAATAAAGCGACGAAATGAATCTGTATGATCTCGTTGTAATTGTTTCACTGTTGCAGTTTTCTCTAAACTTAGGGAGCTGTAGTAGTCTGGCTTAATGGCTAAAGCTTTGTCAAAAGAGTTGATCGCACCTTCAAAATCTTCTAAATGTCCTAGTGCAATACCTCGGTTATACCACGCATCGTGGTAGTCGGGTTTAAATTTAATAGCTTGGTCAAAAGAGGCGAGCGCTTCTTCATATTGCCCTAATTGATCGCAAAGTAGAATACCCCGGTTATTCCAAGCTTGGTAGAAGTCAGATTTAATGGCTAAAGCTTGGTCAAAAGAGGCGAGCGCAGCTTCCAAGTTTCCGAAGTGTGCCAGTGCAATACCTCGGTTATTCCAAACTTTGTGGTCGTCACGTTTAATAACTAACGCTTCGTCAAAACAGGCGATCGCTTCTTCAAATCGCTCTAATTTGAACAGCGCAAAACCTCGGTTATTCCAAGCTTCGTGGAAGTTAGGTTTGAATTTAATGGCTTGCTTATAAGATGCAATCGCTTCTTCAATTCGCCCTAATTCATACAGCACCAAACCTCGGTTATTCCAAGCTTGGTGGCAGCCAGGTTGGAATTTAATAGCTTGGTCAAAACAGGCGATCGCTTCTTCATTTCGCCCTAATTTTTTCAGCGCCCCACCCCGGTTATACCAAGCTACGTCGTCGTCAGGTTTGAATTCAATCGCTTTGTTGTAAGAGGCGATCGCACCTTCTAAATCCCCTCTCTCATATTGCAAATATCCCCGATTAAACCACGCATCAGCATCTTCATTAATCATCTCCTTTTCCCTTTGCGCCGTCTATTTTGTTTAGTATTTGTCGCACTCTGGCAGTCTAATGAATTTGATTATACTATAATCCCATTTTTCATAAAGACTGAGTTTGTTCATCCAACCTCCGAGATTTTACTCGGAAAATAAGTGTTTTATCGATCGGATAATTCACTAATTGCCATACTCCGGTTATGCCAAGCTTCTTGGTAATCCGGTTTAATAACTAAGGCTTTGTCAAAAGACGCGATCGCACCTTCTAAGTCTCCTAACTGTCTCAGGGCAACGCCCCGGTTATTCCAAGCTTCGTGGTAGTCTGGTTTAATAGCTAAAGCCTTGTCAAAAGAGGCGATCGCGTCCTCAAATCGCTCTAAGCTATTCAACGCAATCCCCCTATTTATCCAAGCTTCGTGCTTGTCGATTTTCAATTCAATCGCTCGATCGTAAGAGGCGATCGCGTCTTCAAATCGCCCTAAGTTTTTCAGCGCAATCCCCCGATTATTCCAAGCTTCGTGCTTGTCGATTTTCAATTCAATAGCTTTGTCGTAAGCAGCGATCGCGCCTTCAAATTGCCCTAATTTTCCCAGTGCCATGCCCCGGTTATACCAAGCTTCGTGGTAGTCTGGTTTAATAACTAAAGCTTTGTCGTAAGAAGCGATCGCGCCTTCAAATCGCCCTAATTTTCCCAGTGCCACGCCCCGGTTATACCAAGCTTCGTGGTAGTCTGGTTGAATCGCTAAAGCTTTGTCAAAAGATGCGATCGCGTCTTCAAAATCTCCGAATTTTCCCAGTGCAACGCCCCGGTTATACCAAGCTTCATGGTAGTCTGGTTGAATGGCTAAAGATTTGTCAAAAGAAGCGATCGCTTCTCCCAATCGCCGTAAGCGATACAGCACATTACCTCGGCTATACCAAGCTTGGTACAAGTCAGGCTTAAATTCAATCCCTTTGTCGTAAGCAGCGATCGCTTCCTTATATTGCCCTAATTCATACAGCGCCTCACCCCAATTATACCAAACTTTGTAGAAGTCAGGTTGGATGCCAATGGCTTTCTTGTAAAAGGCGATCGCACCTTCAAAATCCCCTTTTTCATATTGCAAATATCCCCGACTAAACCACTCCTCAGCCTTTTGATTAACCATCTTAATTTCCCTCTGCGTCCTCTGCACCTTTGCCGTTAATTTCTCTTCCCAAACCATCCCCAACAAACACCGCCTCAATCACCTTCCCCCGCCAATCTTCCTCAACAATTGGCAGCGGAAACTTAGCTAAAATCCTCTTACCAAATTCCCCCGCAACTCCTCCCAATTCCCCACCGCGAATTTCACTCAACAATACCAACCGCCGCGCTAATTCCTGATGCGATGTAATAGATGGGTTATCAATTGCTAATAACCTCTCACCAAACTGCCGCAACCAAGCCGCTAACTCCGTCTCCTTAACACCTTTCACCATCAAAAACCCGGCCACATTCCCGCTGCTAGTGCCTCGATCTACCTCTTCT from Kamptonema formosum PCC 6407 encodes:
- a CDS encoding phosphoribosyltransferase, which gives rise to MSDLYVSWSEYHQKIECLAANIYQSQWEFNQIVCLARGGMRIGDILSRIYNLPLAILATSSYGGSGGQVRGEIKFSRDLTMTTANLGTHVLLVDDLVDSGISLEQSLIWLNTHYGSDIKEIRTAVLWYKACSVAKPDYYVDYLADNPWIHQPFEPYEKMNPADLAVAFVG
- a CDS encoding glutamate-5-semialdehyde dehydrogenase, with protein sequence MTISQVASCSLVEIAIQTRQAARSLAVLSTEAKNQAIEAIAQALETAAPEILAANAADCQAAEADGIAKPLYNRLKLDAVKLQGAIAGVRDVGKLADPVGVVQINRELDQGLILKRITCPLGVLGIIFEARPEALIQIVSLAIKSGNGVILKGGKEAIRSCEILVKIIHKALVKTAVNPEAVQLLTTREETLEMLRLDGYVDLIIPRGSNSFVRFVQENTRIPVLGHAEGICHLYVDKAADFNKAVVITIDAKTQYPAACNAIETLLVHSAIAAEFLPIVAQALQAVKVELLGDPKTCEILLIAAATEADWSTEYSDSILSIKIVDSLEAAINHINTYGSRHTDAIVTEDIEAAETFLNQVDAAGVYHNCSTRFADGFRYGFGAEVGISTQQMPPRGPVGLEGLVTYKYRVVGDGQIAASYVGKDAKEFTHRDL
- a CDS encoding tetratricopeptide repeat protein, with product MVNQKAEEWFSRGYLQYEKGDFEGAIAFYKKAIGIQPDFYKVWYNWGEALYELGQYKEAIAAYDKGIEFKPDLYQAWYSRGNVLYRLRRLGEAIASFDKSLAIQPDYHEAWYNRGVALGKFGDFEDAIASFDKALAIQPDYHEAWYNRGVALGKLGRFEGAIASYDKALVIKPDYHEAWYNRGMALGKLGQFEGAIAAYDKAIELKIDKHEAWNNRGIALKNLGRFEDAIASYDRAIELKIDKHEAWINRGIALNSLERFEDAIASFDKALAIKPDYHEAWNNRGVALRQLGDLEGAIASFDKALVIKPDYQEAWHNRSMAISELSDR
- a CDS encoding ArsR/SmtB family transcription factor, which gives rise to MTDSCDDFQAIPLPVPAKSDAELRVRIFAALSDPTRLRIVELLAKQGEMSSSEIAAAVGISLALFCHHSKTLAGAGLIQIRKEGQTKYNSLNRELLICCFGSFFQ
- a CDS encoding alkene reductase — its product is MAATEKNVLSPVQVGPYSLPNRLVMAPLTRNRAEAGNVPGKMNVTYYTQRAGAGLIITEASQIAPEGLGYPQTPGIYSSEQVEGWRLVTEAVHSHGGRIFIQLWHVGRISHPDLQPEGALPVAPSAIAPEGEASTYSGPKPYVTPRALEIDEIPGIVELYRSAAQNAIAAGFDGVEIHSANGYLLDQFLQDNANHRQDAYGGSIENRSRLLLEVVEAVTSVWGADRVGVRLSPGGTFNGMNDSNPKALFTYVVNALNRFGLAYLHLVEPRAYEGVAEEKANLNTAYFRSIFQGTIVSAGGYNRELADAAIARGDADLIAFGRWYISNPDLAERFALNVPLNPYDRSTFYGGDEKGYTDYPTLHLQTAQ
- a CDS encoding CHAT domain-containing protein is translated as MINEDADAWFNRGYLQYERGDLEGAIASYNKAIEFKPDDDVAWYNRGGALKKLGRNEEAIACFDQAIKFQPGCHQAWNNRGLVLYELGRIEEAIASYKQAIKFKPNFHEAWNNRGFALFKLERFEEAIACFDEALVIKRDDHKVWNNRGIALAHFGNLEAALASFDQALAIKSDFYQAWNNRGILLCDQLGQYEEALASFDQAIKFKPDYHDAWYNRGIALGHLEDFEGAINSFDKALAIKPDYYSSLSLEKTATVKQLQRDHTDSFRRFIAKTQKPIQKKILQYQLEKFQQLTVDILLQSGELIKAINTAEEGKNAFLSWLFSDEYSPKYTEIQQLLNPAIASVYWHLSPYALHTFIIKSGESTPIVIESEIDSLTRLDEFEKWVKKWNQEYAKGKGEKQEGGAQTWRDNLEETLKELGNILNIATIEEAVKGIKNLILIPHRDLLRFPIHALFGDEFIISYLPSAKLGLGLAEKQKDGLANKVKLLSIEHPKSESEYEEKNLLDLPFANVESEYICRFFPNNQRLARGAVTLAEVEKHLLDNYSIIHFTGHASYNFHTPSKSAFCLTGKQRLRVENILEMDLSQCELVSLSACETAITGNQTITTEYVGLVSAFLSRGVSRVASTLWTVQSDAAGLVMMKFYQLRQDKSDVEALNEAARWLRDLTAGKLVEWYQAIMEELPKDSSIRPDIRAALFRARKQTPDLKLYAHPYYWAPFIITGITR